One Microbacterium sp. zg-B96 genomic region harbors:
- the murC gene encoding UDP-N-acetylmuramate--L-alanine ligase: MIRPDLSLPIPDDISAAHFIGIGGSGMSGLAGMFLDRGIRVSGSDRSDSPSLRALAARGATVHVGHDAANLADDVDTVIHTGAIWPENPEFLLAKQRGLHVIHRSQALHWLIGSRRLVSVAGAHGKTTSTGMIVTALQRLDADPTFVNGGVIAELGVSSGTGSDELFVIEADESDGTFLLYDTSIALITNVDPDHLDHWGTADAFYDGFVRFADGAREAVVISSDDPGARRVAAAVSHPNVVTFGEHPDADVRVTGVRTDGPVAFTLTHDGVSVSGRLTVPGTHNAINAAGAVAVLLTLGYGLEPALRAVEAFGGTARRFELHGVQRGVSVYDDYAHHPTEVAAALSAARTVVGSGRIIALHQPHTYSRTQEMFREFAEVLEQLADHTVVLDVYGAREDPVPGVTGELVSTAFSDPQRVHFVADWQQAADYTAAVAREGDYIVTLGCGNVNLIIPQLLDALAAAPDRPGE, encoded by the coding sequence ATGATCCGACCCGACCTGAGTCTGCCCATACCCGACGACATCTCCGCCGCGCACTTCATCGGCATCGGTGGATCCGGCATGTCCGGACTCGCGGGCATGTTCCTCGACCGCGGCATCCGCGTGTCCGGTTCCGACCGCTCCGACAGCCCGTCGCTGCGGGCGCTGGCAGCCCGCGGCGCCACCGTGCACGTCGGGCACGACGCGGCGAACCTCGCCGACGACGTCGACACCGTCATCCACACCGGCGCGATCTGGCCTGAGAACCCCGAGTTCCTGCTTGCCAAGCAGCGCGGCCTGCACGTGATCCACCGGTCGCAGGCGCTGCACTGGCTGATCGGCTCGCGCCGGCTCGTCTCGGTGGCCGGCGCCCACGGCAAGACCACGTCGACGGGCATGATCGTCACGGCCCTGCAGCGCCTGGACGCCGATCCGACGTTCGTCAACGGCGGTGTCATCGCCGAGCTGGGCGTGTCCAGCGGCACCGGCTCCGACGAGCTGTTCGTGATCGAGGCGGACGAGTCCGACGGCACGTTCCTGCTCTACGACACCTCGATCGCCCTCATCACGAACGTCGACCCCGACCACCTCGACCACTGGGGCACCGCCGACGCCTTCTACGACGGGTTCGTGCGCTTCGCCGACGGCGCCCGGGAAGCCGTGGTGATCTCCAGCGACGACCCCGGTGCCCGACGCGTGGCCGCAGCGGTCAGCCACCCGAACGTGGTCACGTTCGGTGAGCACCCGGATGCCGACGTGCGGGTCACCGGCGTCCGCACCGACGGCCCGGTCGCCTTCACCCTCACCCACGACGGCGTCTCGGTGTCGGGCCGGCTGACGGTTCCCGGCACGCACAACGCGATCAACGCCGCCGGCGCGGTCGCGGTGCTGCTGACCCTGGGCTACGGGCTCGAGCCGGCGCTGCGCGCCGTCGAAGCGTTCGGCGGCACGGCGCGTCGCTTTGAGCTGCACGGCGTGCAGCGCGGCGTGAGCGTCTACGACGACTACGCACACCATCCGACCGAGGTCGCCGCCGCACTGTCGGCGGCGCGCACCGTGGTGGGCAGCGGGCGCATCATCGCGCTGCACCAGCCGCACACCTACTCGCGCACGCAGGAGATGTTCCGCGAGTTCGCCGAGGTGCTCGAACAGCTCGCCGACCACACCGTCGTGCTCGACGTCTACGGCGCACGCGAGGATCCCGTGCCCGGCGTCACCGGCGAACTGGTCAGCACCGCGTTCAGCGACCCGCAGCGCGTGCACTTCGTCGCCGACTGGCAGCAGGCCGCCGACTACACCGCCGCCGTCGCCCGCGAAGGGGACTACATCGTCACCCTCGGCTGCGGCAACGTGAACCTCATCATCC